Proteins co-encoded in one Nicotiana sylvestris chromosome 7, ASM39365v2, whole genome shotgun sequence genomic window:
- the LOC104225861 gene encoding probable glutathione S-transferase parA yields MESNNVVLLDFWPSSFGMRIRIALALKGIKYEAKEENLSDKSPLLLEMNPVHKKIPILIHNSKPICESLNILEYIDEVWHDNCPLLPSDPYGRSQARFWADYIDKKIYSTGRRVWSGKGQDQEEAKKEFIEIFKTLEGELGNKTYFGGDNLGFVDVALVPFTSWFYSYETCANFSIEAECPKLVVWAKRCMENESVSKSLPHPHKIYDFVLELKHKLGLA; encoded by the exons atggaGAGCAACAACGTGGTTCTGCTAGATTTCTGGCCAAGTTCTTTTGGTATGAGGATAAGAATtgcattggccttaaagggaatCAAATATGAAGCAAAGGAGGAAAACTTATCTGATAAAAGCCCTTTGCTTCTGGAGATGAACCCTGTTCACAAAAAGATCCCTATTTTGATTCACAATAGTAAACCCATTTGTGAGTCTCTAAACATTCTTGAGTACATTGATGAAGTCTGGCATGACAATTGTCCATTACTTCCTTCTGATCCTTATGGAAGGTCACAAGCCAGATTCTGGGCCGACTATATTGACAAGAAG ATATATAGCACAGGAAGAAGAGTGTGGAGCGGTAAAGGTCAAGATCAAGAAGAAGCAAAGAAGGAATTcatagaaatcttcaagactttggaAGGAGAGCTTGGAAATAAAACTTACTTTGGTGGTGATAATTTGGGTTTTGTGGATGTGGCTTTGGTTCCCTTTACTAGTTGGTTTTATTCTTATGAGACTTGTGCAAATTTTAGTATAGAAGCAGAGTGTCCAAAGCTGGTGGTATGGGCAAAAAGATGTATGGAGAACGAGAGTGTATCAAAGTCCCTTCCTCATCCTCACAAGATCTATGATTTTGTCTTGGAACTCAAGCACAAGCTTGGTCTTGCTTGA